In Actinomycetota bacterium, the genomic window AAGGAATATTCCTCACGATTGATTCCAAAATTTGAGGTACTCCCAGACCGGTTTTGGCGCTTACAAGGAGGGCATCACCCACATCGATGTCCAGAGCCTCCTTAATTTCCCGTTTCACGCGTTGTGGATCGGCGTTTGGAAGATCTATTTTATTGATGACGGGTATGATCACCAAATTATTCTCCAGAGCCAAAGGGGTGTTGGCTACCGTCTGGGCTTCCACACCTTGAACAGCGTCCACGACGAGTAACGCTCCCTCGCATGCGGCGAGACTTCTCGAAACTTCGTAGGTGAAATCGACATGTCCCGGGGTATCGATGAGATTCAAAATGTATTCTTTACCATCCTCGGCGGTATAAAGCAGTCGCACAGCCTTAGCCTTGATGGTCACTCCTCTCTCTCGCTCCAAATCCATCCTATCCAATACCTGCTCCACCATCTCCTGCTCTTGGATGGTATGGGTGAGCTCGAGGAGGCGATCGGCAAGCGTGGATTTACCGTGGTTAATATGAGCGATGATTGAAAAATTTCGAATATGTCTGGAGTCCATTTACGGTCTTCCCTTTAACCGAGTCGCTATCAGTTGATAAGCGAAGTGCAACTCTTCGATCTTCAAGAGTATAGCCACCCCTATATAAATGATAACACCGAGCAAAATACCCACTCCAAGGGAGAGTATCTGCCCCAAAAGAGAGACGCCAACATAAGGGATCGTAACTTTCCAACCATAGAAGGCGACCACCCCGAGGATGACGGAGGCAAATGAGATTTTAGCGAAGGAGATGGCTATCTTTTTGCCATCCATACCGCCGAGTCTTCGCCTTAAAATCTCCATCAAGACAACGAGGTTAAACAGGCAAACCAGAGAGGTGGAAAGGGCGATTCCTCCGTGTGCATATCCAAGCCAGGAAAGAGAAGATGGCAAATCTATGAGCTTTGCAAAGATGGGTAAATAAATCATGAAAAACCAGTCTCCAAAATAATTCACGATTATGGAAAGCCCAGCTATAACCATCGGCGTAAAAGTATCCTTCAGGGAATAAAAGGCTCGATTGACGAGGTGTAGTTCCCCCGCGGCGAAAAGCCCCACCGCGTAATAGAA contains:
- a CDS encoding lipid II flippase MurJ is translated as GARYSLIFNWRHPGVREVGALLVPVVISLASVDINTIVDTRFASRLITGSVASLGYAIRLWQLPLGLFAIAISTVLFPTFSRQAARNDIQGLKNSLSIGIRTLCLIILPASVGLMTLGIPIIRLLFERGRFTPTATLLTASALFYYAVGLFAAGELHLVNRAFYSLKDTFTPMVIAGLSIIVNYFGDWFFMIYLPIFAKLIDLPSSLSWLGYAHGGIALSTSLVCLFNLVVLMEILRRRLGGMDGKKIAISFAKISFASVILGVVAFYGWKVTIPYVGVSLLGQILSLGVGILLGVIIYIGVAILLKIEELHFAYQLIATRLKGRP